From a region of the Coprococcus comes ATCC 27758 genome:
- a CDS encoding molybdopterin-binding protein, whose product MKLVRTEDAVGQVLCHDITQIIPGVVKDAVFRKGHIVTKEDIPVLLSVGKENLYIWEKQEGMLHENEAAEILRQICQGEHMHPSEVKEGKIELIADCEGVLKINTEKLNAVNNLGEMMIASRHGNFPVKTGDKIAGTRIIPLVIEEEKMQKACEVAGKEPIFRILPYQKKKAGIVTTGSEVYYHRIEDKFTPVVIEKLKECGVTEVKQIQCNDDHEMIMEAIQTLIEDGSDLIVCTGGMSVDPDDRTPLAIKNACTEVVTYGAPVLPGAMFMLAYCEKEGRQIPVMGLPGCVMYAKRTIFDLVLPRIMCDEKLHEKDFRLLGQGGLCLSCPVCTFPNCGFGKGGY is encoded by the coding sequence ATGAAACTGGTAAGAACAGAAGATGCAGTGGGGCAGGTGCTGTGCCATGACATTACACAGATTATTCCGGGAGTTGTAAAGGATGCTGTTTTCCGGAAGGGACATATTGTTACCAAGGAAGACATTCCGGTACTTTTATCTGTGGGAAAAGAGAATCTTTATATCTGGGAAAAACAGGAAGGTATGCTTCATGAAAATGAGGCAGCTGAGATCTTGCGTCAGATCTGTCAGGGTGAGCATATGCATCCTTCCGAAGTGAAGGAAGGAAAAATCGAACTGATCGCCGACTGTGAAGGGGTATTGAAGATCAATACCGAAAAGCTGAATGCGGTGAACAATCTTGGTGAGATGATGATCGCATCCAGACATGGAAATTTTCCGGTGAAAACCGGAGATAAGATTGCAGGAACAAGGATCATTCCGCTTGTGATCGAAGAAGAAAAGATGCAGAAGGCCTGTGAAGTGGCAGGAAAAGAACCGATTTTCCGGATTCTTCCGTACCAGAAGAAAAAAGCGGGAATCGTAACGACGGGAAGCGAAGTGTATTATCACCGGATCGAGGATAAATTTACTCCGGTTGTGATCGAAAAACTGAAAGAATGTGGCGTTACAGAGGTGAAGCAGATCCAGTGCAACGATGATCATGAGATGATCATGGAAGCAATCCAGACTCTGATCGAGGATGGTTCTGACCTGATCGTCTGTACCGGTGGAATGAGTGTAGATCCGGATGACAGGACTCCGCTTGCGATCAAAAATGCCTGTACGGAAGTGGTGACTTATGGGGCACCGGTTCTTCCGGGAGCCATGTTTATGCTTGCTTATTGTGAAAAAGAAGGCAGACAGATTCCGGTCATGGGTCTTCCGGGATGCGTGATGTATGCAAAACGGACGATTTTTGATCTGGTTCTTCCGAGGATTATGTGTGATGAAAAGCTGCATGAAAAAGATTTCCGGCTTCTTGGACAGGGAGGACTTTGTCTGTCCTGTCCGGTGTGTACTTTTCCAAACTGTGGATTTGGAAAAGGAGGATATTAA
- the yqeB gene encoding selenium-dependent molybdenum cofactor biosynthesis protein YqeB: MKILIRGAGDLATGIAAELWERGHQILMTDVAIPLTVRREVAFSRAVYEEHAVVEGIEAVLADNFEEAETIMATRKIAVMVDEKAEVRKEYLPDVLVDGIMAKKNLGTRISDAPLVIGIGPGFTAAGDCHFVIETQRGEHLGEVIREGSAIPNTGIPGNIGGYTVERLLKASADGIMHPVARIGDVVKKGQIVARCGDEPVYARLHGIVRGMLQEGVPVKKGLKIGDVDARIEGKLCYTISDKARKIGNGVAEAIDLVYKTK, from the coding sequence ATGAAGATCCTGATAAGAGGAGCCGGGGATCTTGCCACAGGAATTGCGGCAGAGCTGTGGGAAAGAGGACATCAGATCCTGATGACGGATGTTGCCATCCCACTCACCGTCAGACGTGAGGTGGCATTTTCAAGAGCGGTGTACGAAGAACATGCAGTGGTAGAAGGAATAGAAGCAGTTCTTGCCGACAATTTTGAAGAAGCAGAAACAATTATGGCAACACGGAAAATTGCTGTCATGGTGGATGAAAAAGCAGAAGTGCGGAAAGAATATCTGCCGGATGTACTGGTTGACGGGATCATGGCAAAAAAGAATCTTGGGACCCGGATCAGTGACGCTCCTCTTGTTATCGGTATCGGACCGGGCTTTACGGCAGCCGGAGACTGCCATTTTGTGATTGAAACGCAAAGAGGTGAGCATCTGGGCGAAGTGATCCGCGAGGGAAGTGCAATCCCCAACACCGGAATTCCGGGAAATATTGGCGGCTATACGGTGGAACGCCTTTTAAAGGCATCCGCAGACGGAATCATGCATCCGGTCGCGAGAATTGGTGATGTGGTGAAAAAAGGGCAGATTGTTGCAAGGTGCGGAGATGAACCTGTCTATGCGAGGCTCCACGGGATTGTCCGTGGGATGCTCCAGGAAGGTGTACCGGTCAAAAAAGGATTGAAGATCGGAGATGTGGATGCAAGGATAGAGGGAAAACTTTGTTATACGATTTCGGATAAAGCACGAAAGATCGGAAACGGAGTTGCGGAAGCAATCGATCTTGTCTATAAAACAAAATAA
- a CDS encoding xanthine dehydrogenase family protein molybdopterin-binding subunit produces MKAVGVPFVKKDAKALVTGKPVYTNDLAPKDCLIVKLLRSPHANAMIQEIKTDVAMRVPGIEAIYTWKDVPQQRFTIAGQTWPEPSPYDRLILDQHVRFVGDPVAIIAGENEACVERAMKMIKVKYEVLPAVLDPEEALDGPILVHPEDSWKALCPVGADNKRNLCAQAEDGHGDVEKVLAECDVVVEHTYHVKAAQQAMMEPFQTVCFMDMYGRLNVMSSTQIVYHVRRIVSNALGIPKSKIRAFKPRIGGGFGAKQTAVSEVYPAFVTWKTGKPSKIVFTREESQIASSPRHDMAVTVRMGADKEGNIRAIDLYTLSNTGAYGEHGPTTVGLSGHKAIPLYGSLDAYRFRYDVVYTNRMAAGAYRGYGATQGIFAVETSVNELAEKLGMDPMEIRMKNMVKEGQFMPAYYGETANSCALDKCLARVKEMSGWDEKYPRKVMPDGKIRSVGVALAMQGSCISNVDVGSATIKLGEDGVYNMSIAAADMGTGCDTILAQMAAECLDCDLDDIAVSGADTDTSPYDSGSYASSTTYVTGMAVTRAGEELKKRIVRQAAKMLKCEVDEVDFDGHIARSDKTGEEVTLAAIGAGAMCGSDIALQVTESHSSPVSPPPYMAGAVEIELDPETGHVEILDYYAVVDCGTVINPNLARVQAEGGIVQGIGMTLYENIQYTEKGQLLNNSFMQYKIPTRMDMGNLHVEFESSYEPTGPFGAKSIGEIVINTPAPALTHAIANATGLWFRELPITSEQIAMGIMENEN; encoded by the coding sequence ATGAAAGCAGTAGGAGTACCATTTGTAAAAAAAGATGCGAAAGCACTGGTGACTGGAAAGCCGGTATATACAAATGATCTGGCACCAAAGGATTGTCTGATCGTTAAGCTTCTAAGAAGTCCGCATGCCAATGCGATGATCCAGGAGATCAAGACAGATGTGGCAATGCGTGTGCCGGGAATTGAAGCAATCTATACCTGGAAGGATGTACCGCAGCAGCGTTTTACAATTGCAGGACAGACCTGGCCGGAGCCTAGTCCGTATGACCGGTTGATCCTGGACCAGCATGTTCGCTTTGTAGGAGATCCGGTAGCGATCATTGCCGGAGAAAATGAAGCCTGCGTAGAACGTGCAATGAAGATGATCAAGGTCAAATACGAGGTCCTTCCGGCAGTATTAGATCCTGAGGAAGCGCTGGATGGTCCAATTCTGGTGCATCCGGAGGACAGCTGGAAGGCATTGTGCCCGGTAGGAGCAGATAACAAGCGGAATCTTTGTGCACAGGCAGAAGATGGACATGGGGATGTAGAGAAAGTTCTTGCAGAATGCGATGTTGTTGTAGAACATACATATCATGTCAAAGCGGCACAGCAGGCAATGATGGAACCATTTCAGACGGTCTGCTTTATGGATATGTATGGAAGACTGAATGTGATGAGTTCTACGCAGATCGTTTACCATGTGCGCCGTATTGTTTCCAATGCGCTTGGCATACCAAAATCTAAAATCCGTGCATTTAAGCCAAGGATCGGTGGTGGATTTGGGGCAAAACAGACGGCGGTAAGTGAGGTTTATCCGGCGTTTGTAACCTGGAAAACCGGAAAGCCATCGAAAATTGTATTTACAAGAGAGGAATCCCAGATTGCATCCTCACCGCGTCATGATATGGCGGTGACGGTTCGCATGGGAGCAGATAAAGAGGGAAATATCCGGGCAATTGATCTGTATACACTTTCTAACACAGGAGCATACGGGGAACATGGACCGACAACGGTCGGACTTTCCGGACATAAGGCGATTCCGCTTTATGGTTCATTAGATGCATACCGGTTCCGTTACGATGTGGTCTATACCAACCGGATGGCAGCAGGAGCTTATCGTGGATATGGAGCGACGCAGGGAATCTTTGCGGTTGAGACATCTGTTAACGAACTGGCAGAAAAACTTGGCATGGATCCGATGGAGATCCGTATGAAGAATATGGTCAAAGAAGGACAGTTCATGCCGGCATATTATGGGGAGACAGCGAATAGCTGTGCACTTGATAAATGCCTTGCGAGAGTAAAAGAAATGTCCGGATGGGATGAAAAGTATCCAAGAAAAGTTATGCCGGATGGCAAAATCCGCAGCGTCGGAGTAGCACTTGCCATGCAGGGATCCTGCATTTCCAATGTAGATGTCGGATCTGCGACGATCAAACTGGGCGAGGATGGTGTCTACAATATGTCAATCGCGGCAGCGGACATGGGAACCGGGTGTGATACGATTCTTGCACAGATGGCAGCAGAATGTCTGGACTGTGATCTGGATGATATTGCAGTATCCGGAGCAGATACCGATACTTCACCGTATGATTCAGGCTCTTATGCATCAAGTACGACTTATGTGACCGGTATGGCGGTGACAAGAGCCGGTGAGGAACTGAAAAAGCGGATCGTCAGACAGGCAGCGAAGATGCTGAAATGTGAAGTGGATGAGGTTGATTTCGATGGACACATTGCAAGAAGCGATAAGACCGGAGAAGAGGTGACACTTGCGGCAATCGGAGCAGGGGCAATGTGCGGAAGTGATATTGCGCTTCAGGTAACAGAAAGCCACAGTTCGCCGGTATCTCCGCCGCCTTATATGGCAGGCGCTGTTGAAATCGAATTGGATCCGGAGACAGGACATGTCGAGATCCTGGATTACTATGCAGTGGTTGACTGCGGAACTGTTATTAACCCGAATCTTGCGAGGGTACAGGCGGAAGGCGGAATCGTGCAAGGAATCGGCATGACTCTTTATGAGAATATTCAGTACACGGAAAAAGGACAGCTTCTGAACAATTCATTTATGCAGTACAAGATTCCGACCCGAATGGATATGGGAAATCTGCATGTGGAATTTGAGAGCAGCTATGAGCCGACCGGACCATTTGGTGCAAAATCGATTGGCGAAATCGTCATCAATACACCGGCTCCGGCATTGACGCATGCAATCGCAAATGCAACAGGTCTGTGGTTCCGTGAACTTCCGATTACAAGTGAACAGATTGCAATGGGAATTATGGAAAATGAAAATTAA
- the modA gene encoding molybdate ABC transporter substrate-binding protein translates to MRKNNLFKKTVAAGLVLLMTASLAACDGKKTDTKTEDKKTETKADKEEDVELQVFIAASLNTAMTDIAERYEKEHPNVKIVYNADSSGTLLTQIEEGYECDLFFSAAQKQMDQLEADGLVVEGTRHNVVNNQVVVITLKDSDTAVTGLENLNEAKSIALAGGSVPVGKYTRQALMNLGILDKVDDASTITTEQVSEALGGAEISEQANVSKVLITVTEGACEVGTTYYSDTYGYEDQIKILQTVSYDLTGNVIYPICRVENKEADDAKKKAADDFLAYVTSDDAKKIFDSYYFDTNVE, encoded by the coding sequence ATGAGAAAGAATAACTTATTTAAGAAAACAGTGGCAGCAGGTCTGGTTCTGCTGATGACAGCATCACTTGCTGCATGTGACGGTAAAAAGACCGACACAAAAACAGAAGACAAAAAGACAGAAACAAAGGCTGACAAAGAAGAGGATGTAGAGCTTCAGGTATTTATCGCAGCCAGCCTGAATACGGCAATGACAGATATTGCAGAGCGTTATGAAAAAGAGCATCCGAATGTGAAGATTGTCTACAATGCAGACAGCTCAGGAACTCTGCTGACACAGATCGAAGAAGGATATGAGTGTGACCTGTTCTTCTCTGCAGCACAGAAACAGATGGATCAGCTTGAGGCTGACGGACTGGTAGTAGAAGGAACCCGCCATAATGTAGTGAACAATCAGGTAGTCGTTATCACATTAAAGGACAGTGATACAGCAGTAACCGGGCTTGAAAACTTAAATGAGGCAAAGAGCATTGCACTTGCAGGCGGAAGTGTACCAGTTGGAAAATACACCCGTCAGGCGTTGATGAATCTCGGAATTCTGGACAAAGTAGACGATGCGTCTACCATCACAACAGAACAGGTTTCTGAAGCTCTTGGTGGAGCAGAAATCAGTGAGCAGGCAAATGTAAGCAAGGTGCTGATCACCGTTACAGAGGGTGCATGCGAAGTTGGAACAACTTATTATTCTGATACATACGGATATGAGGATCAGATCAAGATCCTTCAGACAGTAAGCTATGATCTGACAGGTAATGTGATTTATCCGATCTGCCGTGTGGAAAATAAAGAGGCAGATGATGCAAAGAAAAAAGCAGCCGATGATTTCCTTGCATATGTAACATCCGATGACGCAAAGAAGATCTTTGACAGCTACTATTTCGATACAAACGTAGAGTAA
- a CDS encoding sulfate/molybdate ABC transporter ATP-binding protein, which produces MVELEIKKQYEKFRLDVAFKSEKKRIGILGASGCGKSLTLKSIAGIERPEKGRIVIDGVTLFDAGKKIFLKPQKRKVGYLFQNYALFPNMTVEQNIGIGFTGNKEDKQKMVEQLIHHFQLDGLEKLYPSKLSGGQQQRTALARIMAYEPDVILLDEPFSALDAYLRERMLTELMEILSDYEGTVIMVSHSRDEIYSFSEEVLVIEDGHGIRLGPVKEVFNAPRYKTAARLTGCKNIADVYRMDAQTVYVKDWDVQLIFKGRSVPENVKAIGIRAHDLIPVYGTISGAMLKVKEWKSVDYPFERKYFIQCESGCEDFCWFVQREISATLEEKGMPDALAFPEEKVLFLEG; this is translated from the coding sequence ATGGTAGAACTAGAGATAAAAAAACAGTATGAAAAATTCAGGCTGGATGTTGCCTTTAAAAGTGAAAAAAAGCGGATCGGAATCCTGGGCGCTTCCGGATGTGGGAAAAGCCTGACCTTGAAAAGTATTGCCGGGATCGAAAGACCGGAAAAAGGGCGGATCGTGATTGACGGAGTTACCCTTTTTGATGCCGGAAAAAAGATTTTTCTGAAGCCACAAAAAAGGAAAGTCGGTTATCTTTTTCAGAATTATGCGTTGTTTCCGAACATGACCGTGGAGCAGAATATCGGGATTGGATTTACTGGAAACAAAGAAGATAAGCAGAAAATGGTAGAACAGCTGATCCATCATTTCCAGCTGGACGGACTGGAAAAGCTTTATCCGTCAAAGCTTTCCGGCGGACAGCAGCAGAGAACGGCACTGGCACGGATTATGGCATATGAACCGGACGTAATCCTTCTGGATGAACCATTTTCGGCACTGGATGCGTATCTTCGGGAGCGGATGCTGACCGAGCTGATGGAAATACTGAGTGATTATGAAGGTACGGTGATCATGGTGTCCCACAGCAGGGATGAAATCTACAGCTTCAGTGAAGAGGTTCTGGTAATTGAAGATGGACATGGAATCCGCCTGGGTCCGGTAAAAGAAGTATTTAATGCACCGCGCTATAAGACAGCGGCAAGACTTACCGGATGTAAAAATATTGCAGATGTTTACCGGATGGATGCGCAGACGGTGTATGTGAAAGACTGGGATGTGCAGCTGATTTTTAAAGGACGCAGTGTGCCGGAGAATGTGAAGGCAATCGGGATCCGAGCTCATGATCTGATTCCGGTGTATGGAACGATATCCGGGGCTATGCTGAAAGTTAAAGAATGGAAAAGTGTGGATTATCCATTTGAACGAAAATATTTTATCCAATGCGAGTCGGGATGTGAGGACTTCTGCTGGTTTGTCCAAAGAGAGATTTCTGCCACTCTGGAAGAAAAAGGAATGCCGGATGCACTCGCATTTCCGGAAGAAAAAGTGCTGTTCCTTGAAGGATAG
- the yqeC gene encoding selenium cofactor biosynthesis protein YqeC has product MKIKLIYLAAGNSRRFNSQRMQNTEPPQSEAENKLLYLLGEKPMFRYLFDRLVKVCQRHPEWEMIVVTQYPEIEHQVKALQENEQQGERFPVKTVISKDSYKGAAYSVKAGIRAAGDADAYAFFVADQPYFTEESMEGFLEKMEREAKVVPGCVTWNGQEGNPVWFPAKYGKELLELEGDAGGRKVFRRYREKAVFYEVSLEKELEDIDYMPEIEKMRITEGGTEKTFHVYVIENGKLQRKESLLMALGLTEQMVPRIAAVGAGGKTSLLKQLLAEYQEKGALPVLVTTTHMKKETAPYFVMEDSIEKILEVHKREGMVIAGLDAGGGRIKSLSVPVMEKIWELPAPVLVEADGARMLPAKVPGEKEPVIPKQIQIVLSVYGLDAIGQRIKDCCFRPELVAQVLGKAVEEVLTEEDLAGLAVSTKGGKKNVLPEMDFYIVLNKADDEKRLKMAERIALRVERDSGEKVRITSFR; this is encoded by the coding sequence ATGAAAATTAAACTGATTTATCTGGCGGCTGGAAACAGCCGCCGTTTTAACAGCCAAAGGATGCAAAATACAGAACCGCCACAATCAGAAGCAGAGAACAAACTACTTTATCTGTTGGGTGAAAAGCCGATGTTCCGCTATTTATTCGACCGTCTGGTAAAAGTCTGTCAAAGGCATCCGGAATGGGAAATGATTGTGGTAACACAGTATCCGGAGATTGAGCATCAGGTAAAAGCACTTCAGGAAAACGAGCAGCAAGGTGAACGTTTCCCGGTAAAAACAGTGATTTCAAAAGACAGCTATAAAGGAGCAGCCTATTCGGTAAAAGCAGGGATCCGTGCGGCAGGAGATGCTGATGCCTATGCATTTTTTGTGGCGGATCAGCCTTATTTTACAGAAGAAAGCATGGAAGGATTCCTGGAAAAGATGGAGCGGGAGGCAAAAGTTGTACCGGGATGTGTGACCTGGAATGGACAGGAAGGCAATCCGGTCTGGTTTCCGGCAAAGTACGGGAAAGAACTTCTGGAACTGGAAGGAGATGCCGGAGGAAGAAAGGTGTTCCGCAGATACCGGGAAAAAGCAGTATTTTACGAGGTGAGCCTGGAAAAAGAGCTGGAAGATATTGATTATATGCCGGAAATAGAAAAAATGCGGATAACAGAAGGAGGCACAGAGAAAACTTTCCATGTATATGTCATCGAAAATGGAAAGCTTCAAAGGAAAGAGTCTCTGCTTATGGCACTTGGACTTACGGAGCAGATGGTACCGAGAATTGCTGCCGTGGGTGCGGGAGGTAAGACTTCTCTTTTGAAACAGCTGCTCGCTGAATACCAAGAGAAGGGTGCCCTCCCGGTTCTGGTGACTACAACCCATATGAAAAAAGAGACTGCCCCTTATTTTGTAATGGAGGATTCTATCGAAAAAATTCTGGAAGTACATAAAAGAGAAGGCATGGTGATCGCCGGTCTGGATGCAGGAGGAGGCAGGATCAAAAGCCTTTCTGTACCGGTAATGGAAAAGATCTGGGAGCTTCCTGCGCCGGTTCTTGTGGAAGCGGATGGTGCACGGATGCTTCCGGCGAAAGTGCCGGGGGAGAAAGAACCGGTTATTCCAAAGCAGATCCAGATAGTCCTTTCTGTATATGGACTCGATGCCATCGGACAAAGGATAAAAGACTGCTGTTTCCGGCCTGAGCTTGTGGCACAGGTACTTGGAAAAGCAGTGGAAGAGGTCCTGACGGAGGAGGATCTGGCAGGGCTGGCTGTTTCGACAAAAGGCGGGAAAAAGAATGTCCTGCCGGAAATGGATTTCTATATTGTGCTAAACAAAGCAGATGACGAAAAACGTCTGAAAATGGCAGAGAGAATCGCCTTAAGAGTAGAACGGGATTCTGGTGAAAAAGTACGGATTACATCGTTTCGTTAA
- the modB gene encoding molybdate ABC transporter permease subunit, producing the protein MEEIRQILAGLDWSPLFISIKTGIAATIVSFFLGIWAARKMLKAKTGLRAVLDGILTLPLVLPPTVAGFFLLLIFSTRRTVGSYLYTTFDIKIVQSWAGCVIAATVIAFPLMYRNARAAFEQVDVNLIYAAQTLGMPEWKIFWRVIMPAAGPGVASGTILAFARALGEYGATSMLAGNIPGKTATISQRIAMVIQDGDYQTAGVWVGIVILIAFGIVVLMNLAFGKGMKHTKQW; encoded by the coding sequence ATGGAAGAAATAAGACAGATCCTTGCAGGACTTGACTGGAGTCCGCTTTTCATTTCAATCAAAACAGGAATCGCAGCAACGATCGTGTCATTCTTCCTGGGAATATGGGCAGCAAGAAAGATGCTGAAAGCGAAGACGGGTCTCAGGGCTGTGCTGGATGGGATTCTGACACTGCCGCTGGTGCTTCCGCCGACGGTTGCAGGATTTTTCCTGCTGCTCATTTTCAGTACGAGAAGAACCGTTGGATCGTATCTTTATACGACATTTGATATCAAGATCGTACAGTCCTGGGCAGGATGCGTGATCGCGGCAACTGTGATTGCATTTCCACTGATGTACCGGAATGCAAGAGCAGCATTTGAACAGGTGGATGTGAACCTGATCTATGCGGCGCAGACGCTCGGTATGCCGGAGTGGAAGATTTTCTGGAGGGTGATCATGCCGGCGGCAGGTCCTGGAGTTGCATCCGGTACAATTCTTGCATTTGCAAGAGCGCTTGGAGAATATGGTGCGACCTCCATGCTTGCGGGCAATATTCCAGGAAAGACGGCAACCATTTCCCAGAGGATTGCAATGGTCATCCAGGACGGTGATTATCAGACGGCAGGTGTGTGGGTCGGAATTGTAATCCTGATCGCATTCGGAATAGTAGTACTTATGAATCTGGCATTTGGAAAGGGAATGAAACATACAAAGCAATGGTAG
- a CDS encoding uracil-xanthine permease family protein: MSTKNSNTSQELFNLNGKPSFGQALPLAFQHVVAMIIGCVAPAIILAGVSGLSESDTVVLIQASLAMSAISTFIQLFPFIKFKSYQIGAGLPVIMGISFAYVPIMQSIAQDADVGTILGAQIVGGIVAIIVGIFIKQIRHLFPPLVTGTVVFAIGLSLYPTAVNYMAGGAGSADYGSWQNWLVAIITLVVVTGLNHFGKGFLKLSSVLIGIIVGYVVALGFGMVDFSSVLTAKWVQFPQPMHFGIKFEPSSCVAIAVLFAISSIQAIGDFSATTTGGMDRMPTDEELSGGIIGYGVSNIVCAFFSGLPTATYSQNVGIVSSTKVVAKRVFGIAAMIMLVAGIMPKIAYILLTIPSCVLGGATISVFAMISMTGIKLINNSKMNYRNTSIVGLAIALGMGVTQANAALAQLPAWVTTIFGKSPVALSTLVAVFLNLVLPKEKEE, from the coding sequence GTGAGTACGAAGAATAGTAATACTTCACAGGAACTATTTAACCTTAACGGAAAACCATCCTTTGGTCAGGCACTTCCGCTGGCATTCCAGCATGTAGTGGCGATGATCATTGGCTGTGTTGCACCGGCGATCATTCTTGCTGGTGTGTCCGGACTTTCAGAATCAGATACGGTTGTCCTGATTCAGGCATCTCTTGCAATGTCAGCGATTTCGACATTCATCCAGCTTTTTCCGTTTATCAAATTTAAGTCTTATCAGATAGGAGCCGGGCTTCCGGTTATTATGGGAATCAGCTTTGCGTATGTGCCGATTATGCAGTCAATTGCACAGGATGCAGATGTTGGAACAATACTTGGTGCACAGATCGTGGGCGGTATTGTTGCGATTATTGTAGGAATATTTATCAAGCAGATCCGTCATCTTTTCCCGCCGCTGGTTACGGGAACGGTTGTATTTGCAATCGGACTTTCGCTGTATCCGACCGCAGTCAATTATATGGCAGGTGGAGCAGGAAGTGCGGATTATGGTTCATGGCAGAACTGGCTTGTTGCGATCATCACACTGGTAGTCGTAACAGGACTGAATCATTTTGGAAAGGGCTTTTTAAAGCTTTCTTCCGTTCTGATCGGAATCATAGTTGGATATGTAGTTGCGCTTGGCTTTGGAATGGTGGATTTTTCTTCCGTATTAACGGCAAAATGGGTACAGTTCCCACAGCCGATGCATTTCGGAATTAAATTCGAGCCATCCTCATGTGTTGCGATTGCGGTATTGTTCGCAATCAGCTCTATTCAGGCAATCGGAGACTTTTCAGCAACGACGACCGGAGGAATGGACCGTATGCCGACGGATGAGGAATTAAGCGGTGGTATCATTGGTTATGGAGTCAGCAATATTGTCTGCGCATTTTTCAGCGGACTCCCGACAGCAACCTACAGTCAGAATGTCGGAATCGTAAGTTCTACGAAAGTAGTAGCAAAGAGAGTATTTGGAATTGCAGCGATGATCATGCTGGTTGCAGGAATCATGCCAAAGATCGCATACATTCTTCTAACTATTCCGTCATGTGTGCTTGGAGGCGCAACAATCTCTGTATTTGCAATGATTTCCATGACGGGTATCAAACTGATCAATAATTCAAAGATGAATTATAGAAATACATCCATCGTAGGACTTGCCATTGCACTTGGAATGGGTGTGACACAGGCAAATGCAGCACTTGCGCAGCTCCCTGCATGGGTAACAACCATTTTCGGTAAATCACCGGTTGCACTGTCTACTCTGGTTGCAGTGTTCCTGAATCTGGTTTTACCAAAGGAGAAAGAAGAGTAA
- the zapA gene encoding cell division protein ZapA encodes MASSKNYTEVLIGGKVFTLSGFESEDYLQKVSTYLNHKIEECTSSDGYRKQSAEARSVLLALNIADDYFKAKKQGGALESDIEAKDKEMYDLKHELISVQIKYENAEKALDKLKAENQELQMKIVQLETEMKNHRTK; translated from the coding sequence ATGGCATCGTCAAAAAATTATACAGAAGTTTTGATAGGCGGCAAAGTATTCACCCTGAGCGGATTTGAAAGCGAAGATTATCTGCAGAAGGTATCCACTTATCTGAACCATAAAATCGAGGAATGTACAAGCAGCGATGGATATCGCAAGCAGAGTGCGGAAGCCAGAAGTGTGCTTCTTGCTTTAAATATAGCAGATGATTATTTTAAAGCCAAGAAACAGGGCGGCGCATTAGAAAGCGACATCGAGGCAAAAGACAAAGAGATGTACGATTTAAAGCATGAACTGATCTCAGTACAGATCAAGTATGAGAATGCTGAAAAAGCACTGGATAAACTCAAGGCAGAGAACCAGGAACTTCAGATGAAGATCGTACAGCTTGAAACAGAAATGAAAAATCACCGTACAAAATAG
- a CDS encoding Crp/Fnr family transcriptional regulator gives MQKEQEREAIYRSIFFCDMDRKKADVIINRLGGRTVTYDKGEIIIREREKLNNIGILLDGVLCKVQYYRDGTEQLVQKLVSSFVVGVEIAVSEKKTSPYDVYASEQAHIFWFPVRAMEEEGVLDLRERIEFYKKTVHFLANEDIRKCRKIELLSIRGIRERIEQYLRIQQRRHKSNAFDIEFNREQMANYLGINRSVLSHELKKMEKEGILKVRKNHFELADKE, from the coding sequence ATGCAGAAAGAACAAGAAAGGGAAGCGATTTACCGGAGCATTTTCTTTTGTGATATGGATCGGAAGAAGGCGGATGTGATCATTAACCGGTTAGGCGGCAGAACCGTAACCTATGACAAGGGCGAAATCATCATAAGAGAAAGAGAAAAACTGAACAATATCGGAATCCTGCTTGACGGGGTACTCTGTAAAGTGCAGTATTACCGGGATGGAACTGAGCAGCTGGTCCAGAAGCTTGTCAGCTCGTTTGTTGTGGGAGTGGAGATTGCGGTCAGTGAAAAAAAGACGAGTCCTTATGATGTTTATGCATCGGAACAGGCACACATTTTCTGGTTTCCTGTACGGGCGATGGAAGAAGAGGGCGTTCTGGATCTGCGTGAGAGGATTGAGTTTTACAAGAAAACGGTTCATTTCCTTGCAAATGAAGATATCCGCAAGTGCAGGAAGATTGAATTGCTGTCGATTAGAGGAATCCGGGAAAGAATCGAGCAGTATCTGAGAATTCAGCAAAGACGCCATAAAAGCAATGCCTTTGATATTGAATTTAACAGAGAACAGATGGCAAATTATCTGGGGATCAACCGGAGTGTGCTGTCACATGAGTTGAAAAAAATGGAAAAAGAGGGGATTTTGAAGGTCAGAAAGAATCATTTTGAGCTGGCTGATAAAGAATAA